In Brachypodium distachyon strain Bd21 chromosome 2, Brachypodium_distachyon_v3.0, whole genome shotgun sequence, one genomic interval encodes:
- the LOC100843345 gene encoding probable WRKY transcription factor 75 codes for MSSYLLSMSPVDEIGGYVDDGSDDMTAGYLSFDIDEYYLPEADHALYTGQQAAADPPVAHSLQADDADSYKSGSKAASSEGLSYHDKINNHQSLTSAGKSCKIAFKTRSEVEVMDDGYRWRKYGKKMVKNSPNPRNYYRCSSEGCRVKKRVERERDDARFVITTYHGVHDHPAPLPPRGCAGYSLAQPHYQ; via the exons ATGTCCTCGTACCTCCTCTCCATGAGCCCCGTCGACGAGATCGGCGGGTACGTGGACGACGGCAGCGACGACATGACCGCCGGCTACCTATCCTTCGACATCGACGAGTATTACCTGCCGGAGGCAGATCACGCCTTGTATACAgggcagcaggcggcggcggatccgcCCGTTGCGCATTCTCTGCAAGCCGACGACGCTGACAGCTACAAGAGCGGCAGCAAAGCAGCAAGTTCAGAAGGACTCTCCTACCACGATAAGATCAATAATCATCA GAGCTTGACGAGCGCCGGAAAGAGCTGCAAGATCGCGTTCAAGACGAGGTCGGAGGTGGAGGTGATGGACGACGGGTACCGGTGGAGGAAGTACGGCAAGAAGATGGTCAAGAACAGCCCCAACCCAAG GAACTACTACCGTTGTTCGAGCGAGGGGTGCCGCGTGAAGAAGCGGGTGGAGCGGGAGCGGGACGACGCGCGCTTCGTCATCACCACCTACCACGGCGTCCACGACCACCCCGCGCCGCTCCCGCCGAGGGGGTGCGCCGGCTACTCGCTGGCCCAGCCGCACTACCAGTAG